From the genome of Thauera chlorobenzoica:
AGGCAGTTGGGGCCGAGCAGGCGGATGCGGTGACGGTGGGCGGCATCGACGACCTGGCGCTCGAGCAGCTCGCCGCGCGGGCCGGCTTCGGAGAAGCCCGCCGACAGCAGGATCGCCGCCTTCACTCCGGCACGGCCGCAGGCGTCGATGATCGCCGGCGCCTTCTCGGCGCGCACCGCGAGCGCGACCAGGTCCAGGCGCTGCGGCACGTCCTCGACCGACTTGTAGCAGGCCACCCCATGCACGCTCTCGTGCTTGGGATTGATCGCGAACAGCTTGCCCTTGTACCCGGCCTCCAGCATGTTGCGGATGAGCACGCTGCCGAGGGCGTTCTCACGTTCGCTGGCGCCGATGATGCCGACGGAGCGGGGCTCGAGCAGCGGGGTGAGGTAGTGCTTGTCTTTCATGGTGTGGCTCTGGATGGGCTCTGGGGATATCGGGCGCAGGCCCGCACGATGACATACGTCCAATTTTTCTTCGAATTTTTCAATAATGCCCGATTATATACTGCAGTGCACAATCGATTGCTGTCCGATTCCGCTCATGTCGCGCGCCGGGGTGCGGAGCGGCCTCGGCTAGAATCGGGGCATTCTCTTCAACGCGAATCCGTCTACAGGGCATTGCACCGATGATCGAGCACCACACTTCCAGTGCGCTCACGCCTTCGGCCTGGGTCACCCGCTTCGCCTCCCTGATCGCGCCCGCCGGACGGGTGCTCGACTACGCCTGCGGCAGTGGCCGCCATGCACGCTGGCTGGCGCAGCACGGTTTCCGCGTCGACGCGGTCGACCGTGACGGCATCGCCCTGCAACTGCTGCAGGGCCTGCCCCGGCTGGAAACGCGAGAACTCGACCTCGAAGGTGAGGACTGGCCTTTCGAGCGCGCCGGCTACGACGGCGTGGTGGTCTGCAATTACCTCTACCGGCCGCGCTTCGATGCCATGCTGGAGCTGCTGCGGCCGGGCGGAGTGCTGATCTACGAAACCTTTATGGCCGGCAACGAGCGCTTTGGCAAGCCGAGCCGCCCCGACTTCCTGCTCCAGCCCAACGAGCTGGTGCATCGCCTGCGGGACAACTGGACCATCGTCGCGTTCGAGCAGGGCGAAATCCGGACCCCGCGCGCCGCGGCC
Proteins encoded in this window:
- a CDS encoding class I SAM-dependent methyltransferase: MIEHHTSSALTPSAWVTRFASLIAPAGRVLDYACGSGRHARWLAQHGFRVDAVDRDGIALQLLQGLPRLETRELDLEGEDWPFERAGYDGVVVCNYLYRPRFDAMLELLRPGGVLIYETFMAGNERFGKPSRPDFLLQPNELVHRLRDNWTIVAFEQGEIRTPRAAAVQRVCAIKGRALAVLP